Proteins encoded within one genomic window of Neodiprion fabricii isolate iyNeoFabr1 chromosome 6, iyNeoFabr1.1, whole genome shotgun sequence:
- the LOC124184309 gene encoding protein kinase C and casein kinase substrate in neurons protein 1 isoform X5, which produces MSHHSDDNMLIATSDSFWEPGNYKRTTKRIEDGHKLCDSLIALVQERAEIEKNYAKALKSWSKNWNDKIEKGPEYGTTEAAWKGVLVESDRLCDLHLRVKDNLCNDIIQQVKTWQKDTYHKSMITLRERKEMEDSFKKAQKPWAKLLQKVEKAKAEYHNSCKTERTAANMERNASADSSLSPDQIARGSENRALLVKKMQDRVQKTKEEVQKSKEKYEASLLEINQYNPKYMEDMTQVFEKCQEMEAQRLQFFKDVLFGIHKCLNISQDPVLPQIYEEFYHTINNAAHEKDLKWWSNNHGVNMAMNWPQFEEFPPVNHKARAKPAGRVIPTDAPLPDTKIDTINSSSKQTSEKNNHETSTVNRTATITNGTSVKQESNPFEEEEWDEDGGEPLVDNGEPGVPVRALYDYEGAEADELSFKQGDVFEKLEDEDEQGWCKGRKDGRVGLYPANYVDLVSQ; this is translated from the exons ATGTCACATCACAGCGACGACAACATGCTGATAGCAACGTCGGACTCGTTTTGGGAACCGGGGAACTATAAGCGTACGACAAAGCGTATAGAAGATGGTCATAAGTTGTGCGACAGTTTGATAGCTTTGGTACAAGAGCGGGCCGAGATTGAGAAGAATTACGCGAAGGCGCTCAAGAGCTggtcaaaaaattggaatgacaaaattgaaaaggGTCCCGAATATGGAACGACGGAAGCAGCGTGGAAAGGCGTTCTCGTCGAGTCGGACAGATTGTGCGATTTGCATTTACGGGTCAAAGACAACTTGTGCAACGACATTATACAGCAGGTGAAAACGTGGCAGAAAGACACCTATCACAAG TCAATGATTACGTTGAGGGAACGAAAAGAGATGGAAGATTCGTTTAAAAAGGCTCAAAAACCGTGGGCAAAGTTACTACAAAAAGTCGAAAAGGCCAAGGCCGAGTATCACAACAGTTGTAAAACGGAAAGAACGGCGGCCAACATGGAACGAAACGCTTCCGCAGACAGTTCGCTCTCACCTGATCAG attgcCCGAGGCTCGGAAAAC AGAGCTCTGTTG gtgaaaaaaatgcaagATCGTGTACAAAAAACAAAGGAGGAGGTACagaaatcgaaagaaaaatacgaggcgTCTCTTCTTGAAATAAATCAGTACAATCCTAAATACATGGAAGACATGACGcaagtttttgaaaagtgtCAAGAAATGGAGGCCCAGCGACTGCAGTTCTTCAAGGATGTTCTTTTTGGAATACACAAATGCCTTAACATATCACAGGATCCGGT gcTCCCTCAAATCTACGAAGAATTCTATCACACAATCAACAATGCTGCGCACGAAAAAGACTTGAAATGGTGGTCGAATAATCACGGGGTCAACATGGCTATGAATTGGCCACAATTTGAG GAGTTCCCGCCTGTCAACCATAAAGCCAGAGCCAAACCTGCTGGACGAGTAATACCAACAGACGCACCGCTTCCAGATACCAAAATCGACACCATAAACTCGTCGAGCAAACAAACCTCGGAAAAGAACAACCATGAAACGAGCACAGTGAACAGGACTGCGACTATCAC AAATGGAACCAGTGTAAAACAAGAATCTAATCCATTCGAAGAGGAAGAATGGGACGAAGATGGTGGTGAGCCTCTAGTCGACAATGGGGAACCTGGTGTCCCTGTCAGAGCGTTATACGATTACGAAGGTGCCGAAGCGGACGAATTGAGCTTCAAACAAG GTGACGTTTTTGAGAAACTGGAAGACGAGGACGAGCAGGGTTGGTGCAAGGGGAGGAAGGACGGTAGGGTGGGACTGTATCCTGCCAACTACGTAGACCTTGTATCTCAGTAA
- the LOC124184309 gene encoding protein kinase C and casein kinase substrate in neurons protein 1 isoform X2 — MSHHSDDNMLIATSDSFWEPGNYKRTTKRIEDGHKLCDSLIALVQERAEIEKNYAKALKSWSKNWNDKIEKGPEYGTTEAAWKGVLVESDRLCDLHLRVKDNLCNDIIQQVKTWQKDTYHKSMITLRERKEMEDSFKKAQKPWAKLLQKVEKAKAEYHNSCKTERTAANMERNASADSSLSPDQIARGSENVKKMQDRVQKTKEEVQKSKEKYEASLLEINQYNPKYMEDMTQVFEKCQEMEAQRLQFFKDVLFGIHKCLNISQDPVLPQIYEEFYHTINNAAHEKDLKWWSNNHGVNMAMNWPQFEDYTEEFRDITKGSKSKEALPAGSITLINQRPVGEDLHEFPPVNHKARAKPAGRVIPTDAPLPDTKIDTINSSSKQTSEKNNHETSTVNRTATITNGTSVKQESNPFEEEEWDEDGGEPLVDNGEPGVPVRALYDYEGAEADELSFKQGDVFEKLEDEDEQGWCKGRKDGRVGLYPANYVDLVSQ, encoded by the exons ATGTCACATCACAGCGACGACAACATGCTGATAGCAACGTCGGACTCGTTTTGGGAACCGGGGAACTATAAGCGTACGACAAAGCGTATAGAAGATGGTCATAAGTTGTGCGACAGTTTGATAGCTTTGGTACAAGAGCGGGCCGAGATTGAGAAGAATTACGCGAAGGCGCTCAAGAGCTggtcaaaaaattggaatgacaaaattgaaaaggGTCCCGAATATGGAACGACGGAAGCAGCGTGGAAAGGCGTTCTCGTCGAGTCGGACAGATTGTGCGATTTGCATTTACGGGTCAAAGACAACTTGTGCAACGACATTATACAGCAGGTGAAAACGTGGCAGAAAGACACCTATCACAAG TCAATGATTACGTTGAGGGAACGAAAAGAGATGGAAGATTCGTTTAAAAAGGCTCAAAAACCGTGGGCAAAGTTACTACAAAAAGTCGAAAAGGCCAAGGCCGAGTATCACAACAGTTGTAAAACGGAAAGAACGGCGGCCAACATGGAACGAAACGCTTCCGCAGACAGTTCGCTCTCACCTGATCAG attgcCCGAGGCTCGGAAAAC gtgaaaaaaatgcaagATCGTGTACAAAAAACAAAGGAGGAGGTACagaaatcgaaagaaaaatacgaggcgTCTCTTCTTGAAATAAATCAGTACAATCCTAAATACATGGAAGACATGACGcaagtttttgaaaagtgtCAAGAAATGGAGGCCCAGCGACTGCAGTTCTTCAAGGATGTTCTTTTTGGAATACACAAATGCCTTAACATATCACAGGATCCGGT gcTCCCTCAAATCTACGAAGAATTCTATCACACAATCAACAATGCTGCGCACGAAAAAGACTTGAAATGGTGGTCGAATAATCACGGGGTCAACATGGCTATGAATTGGCCACAATTTGAG GATTATACGGAGGAGTTCCGTGACATCACCAAAGGGTCTAAATCGAAGGAGGCATTACCTGCTGGATCCATCACTCTCATCAATCAGCGCCCTGTTGGTGAAGATCTGCAt GAGTTCCCGCCTGTCAACCATAAAGCCAGAGCCAAACCTGCTGGACGAGTAATACCAACAGACGCACCGCTTCCAGATACCAAAATCGACACCATAAACTCGTCGAGCAAACAAACCTCGGAAAAGAACAACCATGAAACGAGCACAGTGAACAGGACTGCGACTATCAC AAATGGAACCAGTGTAAAACAAGAATCTAATCCATTCGAAGAGGAAGAATGGGACGAAGATGGTGGTGAGCCTCTAGTCGACAATGGGGAACCTGGTGTCCCTGTCAGAGCGTTATACGATTACGAAGGTGCCGAAGCGGACGAATTGAGCTTCAAACAAG GTGACGTTTTTGAGAAACTGGAAGACGAGGACGAGCAGGGTTGGTGCAAGGGGAGGAAGGACGGTAGGGTGGGACTGTATCCTGCCAACTACGTAGACCTTGTATCTCAGTAA
- the LOC124184309 gene encoding protein kinase C and casein kinase substrate in neurons protein 1 isoform X3: protein MSHHSDDNMLIATSDSFWEPGNYKRTTKRIEDGHKLCDSLIALVQERAEIEKNYAKALKSWSKNWNDKIEKGPEYGTTEAAWKGVLVESDRLCDLHLRVKDNLCNDIIQQVKTWQKDTYHKSMITLRERKEMEDSFKKAQKPWAKLLQKVEKAKAEYHNSCKTERTAANMERNASADSSLSPDQRALLVKKMQDRVQKTKEEVQKSKEKYEASLLEINQYNPKYMEDMTQVFEKCQEMEAQRLQFFKDVLFGIHKCLNISQDPVLPQIYEEFYHTINNAAHEKDLKWWSNNHGVNMAMNWPQFEDYTEEFRDITKGSKSKEALPAGSITLINQRPVGEDLHEFPPVNHKARAKPAGRVIPTDAPLPDTKIDTINSSSKQTSEKNNHETSTVNRTATITNGTSVKQESNPFEEEEWDEDGGEPLVDNGEPGVPVRALYDYEGAEADELSFKQGDVFEKLEDEDEQGWCKGRKDGRVGLYPANYVDLVSQ, encoded by the exons ATGTCACATCACAGCGACGACAACATGCTGATAGCAACGTCGGACTCGTTTTGGGAACCGGGGAACTATAAGCGTACGACAAAGCGTATAGAAGATGGTCATAAGTTGTGCGACAGTTTGATAGCTTTGGTACAAGAGCGGGCCGAGATTGAGAAGAATTACGCGAAGGCGCTCAAGAGCTggtcaaaaaattggaatgacaaaattgaaaaggGTCCCGAATATGGAACGACGGAAGCAGCGTGGAAAGGCGTTCTCGTCGAGTCGGACAGATTGTGCGATTTGCATTTACGGGTCAAAGACAACTTGTGCAACGACATTATACAGCAGGTGAAAACGTGGCAGAAAGACACCTATCACAAG TCAATGATTACGTTGAGGGAACGAAAAGAGATGGAAGATTCGTTTAAAAAGGCTCAAAAACCGTGGGCAAAGTTACTACAAAAAGTCGAAAAGGCCAAGGCCGAGTATCACAACAGTTGTAAAACGGAAAGAACGGCGGCCAACATGGAACGAAACGCTTCCGCAGACAGTTCGCTCTCACCTGATCAG AGAGCTCTGTTG gtgaaaaaaatgcaagATCGTGTACAAAAAACAAAGGAGGAGGTACagaaatcgaaagaaaaatacgaggcgTCTCTTCTTGAAATAAATCAGTACAATCCTAAATACATGGAAGACATGACGcaagtttttgaaaagtgtCAAGAAATGGAGGCCCAGCGACTGCAGTTCTTCAAGGATGTTCTTTTTGGAATACACAAATGCCTTAACATATCACAGGATCCGGT gcTCCCTCAAATCTACGAAGAATTCTATCACACAATCAACAATGCTGCGCACGAAAAAGACTTGAAATGGTGGTCGAATAATCACGGGGTCAACATGGCTATGAATTGGCCACAATTTGAG GATTATACGGAGGAGTTCCGTGACATCACCAAAGGGTCTAAATCGAAGGAGGCATTACCTGCTGGATCCATCACTCTCATCAATCAGCGCCCTGTTGGTGAAGATCTGCAt GAGTTCCCGCCTGTCAACCATAAAGCCAGAGCCAAACCTGCTGGACGAGTAATACCAACAGACGCACCGCTTCCAGATACCAAAATCGACACCATAAACTCGTCGAGCAAACAAACCTCGGAAAAGAACAACCATGAAACGAGCACAGTGAACAGGACTGCGACTATCAC AAATGGAACCAGTGTAAAACAAGAATCTAATCCATTCGAAGAGGAAGAATGGGACGAAGATGGTGGTGAGCCTCTAGTCGACAATGGGGAACCTGGTGTCCCTGTCAGAGCGTTATACGATTACGAAGGTGCCGAAGCGGACGAATTGAGCTTCAAACAAG GTGACGTTTTTGAGAAACTGGAAGACGAGGACGAGCAGGGTTGGTGCAAGGGGAGGAAGGACGGTAGGGTGGGACTGTATCCTGCCAACTACGTAGACCTTGTATCTCAGTAA
- the LOC124184309 gene encoding protein kinase C and casein kinase substrate in neurons protein 1 isoform X4, with protein sequence MSHHSDDNMLIATSDSFWEPGNYKRTTKRIEDGHKLCDSLIALVQERAEIEKNYAKALKSWSKNWNDKIEKGPEYGTTEAAWKGVLVESDRLCDLHLRVKDNLCNDIIQQVKTWQKDTYHKSMITLRERKEMEDSFKKAQKPWAKLLQKVEKAKAEYHNSCKTERTAANMERNASADSSLSPDQVKKMQDRVQKTKEEVQKSKEKYEASLLEINQYNPKYMEDMTQVFEKCQEMEAQRLQFFKDVLFGIHKCLNISQDPVLPQIYEEFYHTINNAAHEKDLKWWSNNHGVNMAMNWPQFEDYTEEFRDITKGSKSKEALPAGSITLINQRPVGEDLHEFPPVNHKARAKPAGRVIPTDAPLPDTKIDTINSSSKQTSEKNNHETSTVNRTATITNGTSVKQESNPFEEEEWDEDGGEPLVDNGEPGVPVRALYDYEGAEADELSFKQGDVFEKLEDEDEQGWCKGRKDGRVGLYPANYVDLVSQ encoded by the exons ATGTCACATCACAGCGACGACAACATGCTGATAGCAACGTCGGACTCGTTTTGGGAACCGGGGAACTATAAGCGTACGACAAAGCGTATAGAAGATGGTCATAAGTTGTGCGACAGTTTGATAGCTTTGGTACAAGAGCGGGCCGAGATTGAGAAGAATTACGCGAAGGCGCTCAAGAGCTggtcaaaaaattggaatgacaaaattgaaaaggGTCCCGAATATGGAACGACGGAAGCAGCGTGGAAAGGCGTTCTCGTCGAGTCGGACAGATTGTGCGATTTGCATTTACGGGTCAAAGACAACTTGTGCAACGACATTATACAGCAGGTGAAAACGTGGCAGAAAGACACCTATCACAAG TCAATGATTACGTTGAGGGAACGAAAAGAGATGGAAGATTCGTTTAAAAAGGCTCAAAAACCGTGGGCAAAGTTACTACAAAAAGTCGAAAAGGCCAAGGCCGAGTATCACAACAGTTGTAAAACGGAAAGAACGGCGGCCAACATGGAACGAAACGCTTCCGCAGACAGTTCGCTCTCACCTGATCAG gtgaaaaaaatgcaagATCGTGTACAAAAAACAAAGGAGGAGGTACagaaatcgaaagaaaaatacgaggcgTCTCTTCTTGAAATAAATCAGTACAATCCTAAATACATGGAAGACATGACGcaagtttttgaaaagtgtCAAGAAATGGAGGCCCAGCGACTGCAGTTCTTCAAGGATGTTCTTTTTGGAATACACAAATGCCTTAACATATCACAGGATCCGGT gcTCCCTCAAATCTACGAAGAATTCTATCACACAATCAACAATGCTGCGCACGAAAAAGACTTGAAATGGTGGTCGAATAATCACGGGGTCAACATGGCTATGAATTGGCCACAATTTGAG GATTATACGGAGGAGTTCCGTGACATCACCAAAGGGTCTAAATCGAAGGAGGCATTACCTGCTGGATCCATCACTCTCATCAATCAGCGCCCTGTTGGTGAAGATCTGCAt GAGTTCCCGCCTGTCAACCATAAAGCCAGAGCCAAACCTGCTGGACGAGTAATACCAACAGACGCACCGCTTCCAGATACCAAAATCGACACCATAAACTCGTCGAGCAAACAAACCTCGGAAAAGAACAACCATGAAACGAGCACAGTGAACAGGACTGCGACTATCAC AAATGGAACCAGTGTAAAACAAGAATCTAATCCATTCGAAGAGGAAGAATGGGACGAAGATGGTGGTGAGCCTCTAGTCGACAATGGGGAACCTGGTGTCCCTGTCAGAGCGTTATACGATTACGAAGGTGCCGAAGCGGACGAATTGAGCTTCAAACAAG GTGACGTTTTTGAGAAACTGGAAGACGAGGACGAGCAGGGTTGGTGCAAGGGGAGGAAGGACGGTAGGGTGGGACTGTATCCTGCCAACTACGTAGACCTTGTATCTCAGTAA
- the LOC124184309 gene encoding protein kinase C and casein kinase substrate in neurons protein 1 isoform X1, which yields MSHHSDDNMLIATSDSFWEPGNYKRTTKRIEDGHKLCDSLIALVQERAEIEKNYAKALKSWSKNWNDKIEKGPEYGTTEAAWKGVLVESDRLCDLHLRVKDNLCNDIIQQVKTWQKDTYHKSMITLRERKEMEDSFKKAQKPWAKLLQKVEKAKAEYHNSCKTERTAANMERNASADSSLSPDQIARGSENRALLVKKMQDRVQKTKEEVQKSKEKYEASLLEINQYNPKYMEDMTQVFEKCQEMEAQRLQFFKDVLFGIHKCLNISQDPVLPQIYEEFYHTINNAAHEKDLKWWSNNHGVNMAMNWPQFEDYTEEFRDITKGSKSKEALPAGSITLINQRPVGEDLHEFPPVNHKARAKPAGRVIPTDAPLPDTKIDTINSSSKQTSEKNNHETSTVNRTATITNGTSVKQESNPFEEEEWDEDGGEPLVDNGEPGVPVRALYDYEGAEADELSFKQGDVFEKLEDEDEQGWCKGRKDGRVGLYPANYVDLVSQ from the exons ATGTCACATCACAGCGACGACAACATGCTGATAGCAACGTCGGACTCGTTTTGGGAACCGGGGAACTATAAGCGTACGACAAAGCGTATAGAAGATGGTCATAAGTTGTGCGACAGTTTGATAGCTTTGGTACAAGAGCGGGCCGAGATTGAGAAGAATTACGCGAAGGCGCTCAAGAGCTggtcaaaaaattggaatgacaaaattgaaaaggGTCCCGAATATGGAACGACGGAAGCAGCGTGGAAAGGCGTTCTCGTCGAGTCGGACAGATTGTGCGATTTGCATTTACGGGTCAAAGACAACTTGTGCAACGACATTATACAGCAGGTGAAAACGTGGCAGAAAGACACCTATCACAAG TCAATGATTACGTTGAGGGAACGAAAAGAGATGGAAGATTCGTTTAAAAAGGCTCAAAAACCGTGGGCAAAGTTACTACAAAAAGTCGAAAAGGCCAAGGCCGAGTATCACAACAGTTGTAAAACGGAAAGAACGGCGGCCAACATGGAACGAAACGCTTCCGCAGACAGTTCGCTCTCACCTGATCAG attgcCCGAGGCTCGGAAAAC AGAGCTCTGTTG gtgaaaaaaatgcaagATCGTGTACAAAAAACAAAGGAGGAGGTACagaaatcgaaagaaaaatacgaggcgTCTCTTCTTGAAATAAATCAGTACAATCCTAAATACATGGAAGACATGACGcaagtttttgaaaagtgtCAAGAAATGGAGGCCCAGCGACTGCAGTTCTTCAAGGATGTTCTTTTTGGAATACACAAATGCCTTAACATATCACAGGATCCGGT gcTCCCTCAAATCTACGAAGAATTCTATCACACAATCAACAATGCTGCGCACGAAAAAGACTTGAAATGGTGGTCGAATAATCACGGGGTCAACATGGCTATGAATTGGCCACAATTTGAG GATTATACGGAGGAGTTCCGTGACATCACCAAAGGGTCTAAATCGAAGGAGGCATTACCTGCTGGATCCATCACTCTCATCAATCAGCGCCCTGTTGGTGAAGATCTGCAt GAGTTCCCGCCTGTCAACCATAAAGCCAGAGCCAAACCTGCTGGACGAGTAATACCAACAGACGCACCGCTTCCAGATACCAAAATCGACACCATAAACTCGTCGAGCAAACAAACCTCGGAAAAGAACAACCATGAAACGAGCACAGTGAACAGGACTGCGACTATCAC AAATGGAACCAGTGTAAAACAAGAATCTAATCCATTCGAAGAGGAAGAATGGGACGAAGATGGTGGTGAGCCTCTAGTCGACAATGGGGAACCTGGTGTCCCTGTCAGAGCGTTATACGATTACGAAGGTGCCGAAGCGGACGAATTGAGCTTCAAACAAG GTGACGTTTTTGAGAAACTGGAAGACGAGGACGAGCAGGGTTGGTGCAAGGGGAGGAAGGACGGTAGGGTGGGACTGTATCCTGCCAACTACGTAGACCTTGTATCTCAGTAA